Proteins co-encoded in one Candida albicans SC5314 chromosome 3, complete sequence genomic window:
- the SEC13 gene encoding GTPase-activating protein (Putative protein transport factor; antigenic during murine systemic infection; macrophage-downregulated protein; protein level decreases in stationary phase cultures; Spider biofilm repressed), with the protein MVTIGNAHDDLIHDAVLDYYGKRLATCSSDKTIKIFDLDGTDNYKLITTLTGHEGPVWQVSWAHPKFGSILASCSYDGKALIWKEQPETQQWSIIAEHTVHQASVNSVSWAPHELGAVLLCTSSDGKVSVVDFNDDGTTSHVIFDAHAIGANSATWAPVSTSSKDSAALKQQRRIVSCGSDNLAKIWKYDAANNTYVEEAKLEGHTDWVRDVAWSPSNLIRSYIATASQDRTVLIWTQDRDGKWQKQLLTEEKFPDVCWRCSWSLSGNILAVSGGDNKVSLWKENLQGKWESAGEVDQ; encoded by the coding sequence ATGGTGACAATTGGGAATGCACATGACGATTTGATTCATGATGCAGTATTAGATTATTATGGAAAGCGATTAGCTACTTGTTCTTCTGACAAAACcatcaaaatatttgatcTTGACGGCACggataattataaattgattactACATTAACAGGGCACGAAGGACCAGTTTGGCAAGTATCCTGGGCACATCCTAAATTTGGGTCAATATTGGCTTCGTGCTCGTATGATGGGAAGGCATTAATTTGGAAGGAGCAACCAGAAACTCAACAGTGGTCAATAATTGCCGAACATACTGTTCATCAAGCAAGTGTCAATTCTGTGTCATGGGCTCCTCATGAACTAGGGGCTGTTTTATTATGTACTTCATCCGATGGAAAGGTCTCAGTGGTGGATTTCAACGATGATGGTACTACTTCACATGTCATATTTGATGCACATGCAATTGGTGCCAATTCAGCTACTTGGGCCCCAGTATCAACCTCATCAAAGGATTCGGCAGCATTAAAGCAGCAACGTAGAATAGTCAGTTGTGGGTCTGACAATTTAGCCAAAATCTGGAAGTATGATGCTGCTAACAATACCTATGTCGAAGAAGCCAAATTGGAAGGTCATACTGATTGGGTAAGGGACGTAGCTTGGTCACCATCTAACTTGATCAGATCTTACATTGCTACTGCATCACAAGATCGCACTGTGTTGATTTGGACACAGGACAGAGATGGCAAATGgcaaaaacaattattaacAGAAGAAAAGTTTCCTGACGTCTGCTGGAGATGCTCCTGGTCATTATCAGGAAACATTTTGGCAGTGTCCGGTGGTGACAATAAGGTGAGTTTGTGGAAGGAGAACTTACAAGGAAAATGGGAGTCAGCCGGTGAAGTTGATCAGTAA
- a CDS encoding uncharacterized protein (Ortholog(s) have role in iron-sulfur cluster assembly and mitochondrial matrix localization), which produces MRFPNVGLAELSKSIIKIRGPDATKFLNGLVTSRLLPNVVKKKQHTISESENRHSNLSEIIDVSKNYGLMHEDIYDPDYNINISRDGINSMILNSKGRVVTDCFLYPDPFHNVDWVFQESMNEPGYLLEVDTSISQQLMMILKLHKLSAKVDIVPDKKLYSYYYYDDTATFDAWLENIQFKYFKSLDPTTALQNANSFIKDNVFFNQQIAKNILGFAVDNRIPNFGIKFISNKPISTNNDNDGQQDVIPVESLFSESFSQEFDTPTINESGVVQRRFQNGLFEIQDASKGSSLLPFECNLDYTNGLSLDKGCYVGQELTIRTFNNGVIRKRIFPVQFFQLTEYNISYLQDHPIDLNMSDPVVENLSNIPNSSLGKLEITPLDDSEPQQQQPPTNESPFASSPFGSSKVVRKRKTSLGKIVSVKDNLGLVMLAVSDVEKCQIYKLELPSFEGGTQFIGVKVGIPDWWPVN; this is translated from the coding sequence ATGAGATTTCCCAATGTTGGCTTGGCCGAGCTATCTAAGagtattatcaaaatcCGTGGCCCCGATGCAACCAAGTTTTTAAATGGACTAGTAACTTCTAGGTTACTTCCAAACGTggtgaagaaaaaacaacacACTATAAGTGAATCTGAAAATAGACATTCAAATCTTTCAGAGATTATTGACGTTTCCAAAAACTATGGATTGATGCATGAAGATATTTACGACCCCGATTATAACATAAATATTAGCAGAGACGGGATCaattcaatgattttgaattcaaaGGGTCGAGTAGTAACAGATTGCTTTTTATATCCAGACCCTTTCCATAACGTGGATTGGGTTTTCCAAGAGAGTATGAATGAGCCGGGATATTTATTAGAAGTGGATACACTGATACTGcaacaattgatgatgatactAAAGTTACATAAACTTAGTGCTAAAGTCGATATAGTTCCCGATAAAAAACTTTATTCATATTACTATTATGATGACACTGCCACATTTGATGCATGGTTggaaaatattcaattcaaatactTTAAAAGTCTTGATCCAACAACTGCTTTACAGAATGCGAACTCTTTCATCAAGGACAACGTTTTCttcaatcaacaaatagCTAAGAATATTTTGGGATTTGCCGTTGATAACAGAATTCCAAACTTTGGTATAAAGTTTATCTCGAATAAGCCAATATCCACTAATAATGACAATGACGGTCAACAGGATGTGATCCCGGTAGAGTCACTTTTTTCTGAATCATTTAGCCAGGAATTTGACACACCTACTATTAACGAGAGTGGTGTTGTTCAAAGACGATTTCAAAATGGGTTATTTGAGATTCAGGATGCATCAAAGGGCAGTTCTTTATTGCCATTTGAGTGTAATCTTGATTATACCAATGGTTTGTCGTTGGACAAAGGATGCTATGTTGGCCAAGAATTGACTATTCGTACATTTAATAATGGTGTTAtcagaaaaagaatattcCCCGTACAATTTTTCCAACTAACAGAGTATAATATCAGCTATTTACAAGATCATCCCATTGATTTGAACATGCTGGACCCAGTGGTAGAAAACTTGAGTAATATtccaaattcatcattagggaaattggaaattacACCACTCGACGACTCTGAGccacaacagcaacaaccaCCCACTAATGAAAGTCCCTTTGCATCATCACCATTTGGCTCTTCTAAGGTTGTAAGGAAGAGAAAAACATCACTTGGGAAAATAGTTTCAGTAAAGGATAACCTTGGATTGGTGATGCTTGCAGTTTCTGATGTGGAAAAGTGCCAAATTTATAAACTCGAACTACCTTCATTTGAAGGCGGAACTCAATTCATCGGCGTTAAAGTTGGTATTCCCGATTGGTGGCCAGTAAATTGA
- a CDS encoding uncharacterized protein (Ortholog of S. cerevisiae : YDR286C, C. glabrata CBS138 : CAGL0H01111g, C. dubliniensis CD36 : Cd36_83160, C. parapsilosis CDC317 : CPAR2_101820 and Candida tenuis NRRL Y-1498 : CANTEDRAFT_113333), with protein sequence MLCSNAKFILYDALKSPKLKNMPIKLTTIDIMDPKNQEAFDKYCYDVPVLHVDRPNQAKPVKFMHYFYEDKLLEEFTK encoded by the coding sequence ATGCTATGTTCGAATGCCAAATTCATATTATATGATGCATTGAAATCCCCCAAACTTAAAAATATGCCTATCAAATTGACAACCATAGATATTATGGACCCTAAGAACCAAGAAGCATTTGACAAATACTGCTATGATGTGCCCGTGTTGCATGTTGACAGACCAAATCAGGCCAAACCAGTTAAATTTATGCACTACTTTTACGAGGATAAATTGCTAGAGGAGTTTACAAAATAG
- the PNP1 gene encoding purine-nucleoside phosphorylase (Purine nucleoside phosphorylase; metabolizes inosine and guanosine nucleosides; in the nicotinamide riboside salvage pathway; Spider biofilm repressed) translates to MAENIPPEEYIKQLNHASDTIKHKIDQFPELTQPRVMIICGSGLGGIADVLQAEPKLEIPYSKIPGFKISTVPGHAGKLVFGLIGKKKVPVMCMVGRLHFYEGYSFQETTFPVRVAQLLGISSVVVTNAAGGINPKFKPGDLMVIEDHINFPGLAGYHPLRGPNLSEFGPRFQPLSDAYDYELRKLFLTTARDKLGITRNIYEGTYFFAAGPTFESRAEVRMIKTMGGDAVGMSTVPEVIVARHSGLRVLALSLITNAGVGDKPPSAFDENPPALDEGMASHAEVLEAADEASKDVQRIIEEVINQL, encoded by the coding sequence ATGGCCGAAAATATCCCTCCAGAAGAATATATTAAACAACTTAACCATGCTTCTGATACAATAAAGCacaaaattgatcaatttccAGAATTGACCCAGCCAAGAGTCATGATAATATGTGGGTCGGGCTTGGGAGGTATTGCTGATGTTTTACAAGCAGAACCTAAACTTGAAATCCCATACTCGAAAATACCAGGATTCAAGATATCCACAGTCCCTGGTCATGCAGGAAAATTAGTGTTTGGGCTAATTggtaaaaagaaagtacCAGTGATGTGCATGGTTGGCCGTTTACATTTCTACGAAGGGTACAGTTTCCAAGAAACTACTTTTCCCGTTAGAGTGGCCCAATTGTTAGGAATTTCTAGTGTTGTTGTCACCAATGCTGCTGGTGGCATTAACCCAAAGTTTAAACCCGGTGATTTGATGGTTATTGAAGATCACATTAATTTCCCAGGGTTGGCTGGATACCATCCATTGAGAGGACCAAATTTGAGTGAATTCGGACCTAGATTCCAGCCTCTTTCTGATGCGTATGACTATGAATTGCggaaattatttttaactACCGCCAGAGATAAATTGGGTATTACTAGAAACATTTATGAGGGTACATATTTCTTTGCTGCTGGACCCACTTTTGAAAGTAGAGCTGAAGTGAGAATGATTAAAACAATGGGTGGAGATGCAGTAGGAATGTCAACTGTTCCAGAAGTAATTGTTGCCCGCCATTCAGGGTTAAGGGTGCTTGCATTATCACTAATCACGAATGCTGGTGTAGGAGACAAACCGCCAAGTGCTTTCGATGAAAATCCTCCGGCTTTAGATGAAGGTATGGCTAGCCATGCTGAGGTTTTGGAGGCTGCAGATGAAGCTTCAAAAGACGTTCAAAGAATCATAGAGGAAgtaattaatcaattataa
- a CDS encoding uncharacterized protein (Predicted short chain dehydrogenase; Spider biofilm induced), producing MSYPTIPWPTFADLKQMLHGFWASKPTYTESQYPDLQDKVVIVTGGNTGLGYETVKSLAGSTKARIYVFSRNKEKTLAAIKQIQLEIAEEYNVSNSDIRFIQVDLSDLTTIKPAVEEFLKQEQRIDIIIHNAGIMGPPVGSKSKQGYELQWGTNVVGPHLLQRLLDPLFIKTSETNPPGFSRIVWVSSTAHLFAPQGGVFWDNVNYENLKLSQTQVRTTLYAQSKAGNLIQARTWSRKHNYPNVISSSLCPGYLYTDLIRNLNSFEQCFVKRLIYPRRYGAYTELYAAFSPDVKDGAHTIGFGVPSHARTDLTSEAVGDKTWAYLDKETDAYL from the coding sequence ATGTCATATCCTACTATACCATGGCCCACATTTGCTGACTTGAAGCAAATGCTTCACGGATTTTGGGCATCTAAACCAACCTACACTGAGTCTCAGTATCCAGATTTACAGGACAAGGTTGTTATTGTGACTGGAGGTAATACTGGACTTGGTTATGAGACAGTTAAATCTTTAGCCGGATCTACCAAGGCTAGAATTTACGTGTTCTCCAGAAATAAAGAGAAGACACTCGCTGCAATCaaacaaatacaattaGAAATTGCTGAAGAATATAATGTTAGTAACAGTGACATTCGTTTTATTCAAGTGGACTTGAGTGATTTGACAACCATCAAACCAGCTGTCGAAGAGTTTTTGAAGCAGGAGCAGAGAAtagatattattattcataaTGCTGGTATCATGGGGCCACCAGTTGGATCTAAATCCAAGCAAGGCTATGAATTACAATGGGGTACTAATGTTGTTGGCCCACATTTATTGCAAAGGTTATTGGATCCATTGTTCATCAAAACAAGTGAAACTAATCCTCCTGGGTTCAGCAGAATTGTTTGGGTATCATCTACAGCTCACTTGTTTGCACCTCAAGGCGGAGTCTTTTGGGATAATGTTAATTATGAGAATTTGAAACTTAGTCAAACTCAAGTGAGAACCACCCTTTATGCACAAAGCAAAGCTGGTAATTTGATTCAAGCAAGAACTTGGTCCAGAAAACACAATTATCCCAATGTTATCAGCTCGTCGCTTTGTCCTGGTTATTTATACACCGACTTGATACGTAATTTGAACAGTTTTGAACAGTGCTTTGTCAAACGCTTGATTTACCCAAGAAGATATGGAGCTTATACCGAATTATATGCGGCATTCTCTCCAGACGTCAAAGATGGTGCACATACCATTGGGTTTGGTGTTCCATCTCATGCAAGAACAGACTTGACTAGTGAAGCCGTAGGTGACAAAACATGGGCTTATCTTGATAAAGAAACCGATGCTTATTTGTAG
- a CDS encoding uncharacterized protein (Ortholog(s) have L-methionine transmembrane transporter activity and role in methionine import) — MQPLDKSEYTKIPDVLVDDDDLIKAGNDTSSDTSNPYLRPSVELNGRISYLQDLEDLPQGRHLGLFSTVILFVSRILGSGIFSITSGIYQDCGQSVALFFAAWVIAAIASFGGLYVFLEMGSLVPRSGGAKVFLEFIYPRPKLLATVAFSVYSVMFGFTISNVLVFGEYLIHALGLEPSDFKTRFTGLIFLYFAAILHGVSVSHGVRIQNVLGGLKLVLVVVIVVAGIYVTAFPQSITGIENQLEWDRVFEVRSSASVSTFASAIIKASFAFSGWNSVHTVANEIKDPVRTLKIAGPVSLTIMAVTYFIANLAYLIVIPSDELANGSTLAGSILFTKIFGQFLGKKLLTLAVSLSAGGNIFVVIYTISRVDQEVFREGYLPFSRFMSSNWPYGAPLRTLLLSVAITTTVIVLFPGGDIYSYMVSLEGYPQQLAIALIAIGIFIIRKRYPELHSPIKAGVVGTIAVFLISLYLLIGPFVSSKSPNPKGLENWPNYGVVAIICILACIGFWYIKFRLLPWLGGYELVSEEVQLSDGLPVKKWKKLHSYNTL, encoded by the coding sequence ATGCAACCTTTGGATAAATCAGAGTATACAAAAATACCAGATGTTTTAGTGGATGACgatgatttgataaaagCTGGTAATGATACATCGTCTGATACAAGTAACCCATATTTAAGACCTTCCGTTGAATTGAACGGTAGAATATCATATTTACAAGACTTGGAAGATCTACCACAGGGTCGACATTTAGGCTTGTTTTCAACagttattttatttgttagTCGTATATTAGGCAGTGGGATATTCAGTATCACTAGTGGGATATATCAAGATTGTGGTCAATCAGTAGCACTATTTTTTGCGGCATGGGTCATTGCCGCAATAGCATCCTTTGGTGGACTTTACGTGTTTTTGGAAATGGGGTCGTTGGTTCCCAGAAGTGGTGGTGCCAAAGTGTTTCTTGAATTTATATACCCTCGACCAAAACTATTAGCCACAGTAGCATTTCTGGTTTACTCAGTTATGTTTGGGTTCACCATATCCAATGTGTTAGTGTTTGGTGAATATTTGATACATGCATTAGGCTTGGAACCATCTGATTTCAAAACAAGATTCACTGGATTGAtctttttatattttgcCGCAATTCTCCATGGTGTTAGTGTGAGCCATGGGGTGCGAATCCAGAATGTGTTGGGTGGTTTGAAATTAGTTTTAGTGGTTGTCATTGTGGTTGCTGGAATTTATGTGACAGCATTTCCTCAGTCAATCACtggaattgaaaatcaacTTGAATGGGATAGAGTTTTCGAAGTCAGATCAAGCGCTAGTGTACTGACTTTTGCATCAGCAATAATTAAAGCATCATTTGCGTTTTCTGGTTGGAACTCAGTTCATACTGTTGccaatgaaattaaagatcCAGTGCGTACACTAAAGATCGCTGGTCCAGTATCATTGACCATTATGGCAGTCACATATTTTATTGCTAATTTGGCATATTTAATAGTGATACCAAGCGATGAACTTGCTAATGGGAGTACCCTTGCAGGATCAATATTGTTTACCAAAATTTTTGGGCAATTTTTAGggaagaaattgttgacaCTAGCTGTATCATTGTCTGCAGGTGGGAATATTTTTGTCGTTATTTACACTATTTCTCGAGTCGATCAAGAAGTGTTTCGTGAAGGTTATTTGCCATTTTCAAGATTCATGTCATCCAATTGGCCCTATGGTGCACCTTTGAGGACTTTGTTATTAAGTGTGGCCATAACCACCACAGTCATTGTGTTATTCCCAGGAGGCGATATCTATAGCTACATGGTATCCTTGGAAGGTTATCCACAACAGTTGGCTATTGCATTAATAGCAATTggaatatttataattcgCAAACGGTACCCAGAATTACATTCACCTATTAAAGCAGGTGTTGTTGGCACAATAGCTGTTTTCCTTATCAGTTTATACTTGTTAATTGGTCCATTTGTGTCTAGTAAGAGTCCTAATCCAAAAGGGTTAGAGAACTGGCCAAATTATGGGGTAGTTGCAATAATCTGTATTCTTGCTTGTATAGGATTCTGGTACATCAAATTTAGGTTATTACCATGGCTAGGGGGTTATGAATTAGTGTCTGAGGAGGTACAGTTGAGTGATGGCTTACCTGTAAAGAAATGGAAAAAGTTGCATAGTTATAATACTTTATAG
- a CDS encoding uncharacterized protein (Ortholog of C. dubliniensis CD36 : Cd36_83120, C. parapsilosis CDC317 : CPAR2_103220, Candida tenuis NRRL Y-1498 : CANTEDRAFT_112860 and Debaryomyces hansenii CBS767 : DEHA2G08360g): protein MDNSYDDLSAISTLVSSLSQNVSDSEEYITKLQSLSKNLVSKDQYEQLSKEADVLTESNNNANDNDEMSIIRKLEEERLSLIMDIQREDFVSSKLIELIDQNQEIIESVKEYLEARESIQEEEAAYTKKQLDIFVNDIVLPILAQLNENLTGLSARMKNVARKLLRIQLRAKENPDLAMSENYRKEFTELVQCFCSLCKEYKTT from the coding sequence ATGGACAACTCATATGATGACTTGCTGGCAATCTCAACATTGGTACTGTCACTTAGTCAGAATGTGAGTGACTCGGAAGAATATATAACGAAACTTCAAAGCTTATCAAAAAATCTAGTATCGAAAGACCAATACGAACAACTATCAAAAGAGGCTGACGTTTTAACCGAGTCCAATAACAATGCTAATGACAATGATGAAATGTCAATTATACGCaaattggaagaagaaagattATCTTTGATTATGGACATTCAGCGAGAGGATTTTGTTTCTTCCAAgttgattgaattgattgatcaaaatcaagaaataatCGAGTCGGTTAAAGAATACCTAGAGGCCAGGGAATCGATACAAGAAGAGGAGGCGGCTTACACCAAGAAGCAACTAGATATATTTGTAAATGATATTGTGCTACCTATTTTGGCTCAGctaaatgaaaatttgaCTGGATTGCTGGCGAGGATGAAAAATGTTGCTCGGAAACTTCTCAGAATACAACTCAGAGCCAAGGAAAACCCCGATTTAGCAATGTCCGAAAACTACCGGAAGGAATTTACCGAGTTGGTCCAATGCTTTTGCTCATTATGTAAGGAATACAAAACTACTTAG